From a single Chitinophaga sp. Cy-1792 genomic region:
- a CDS encoding DUF2490 domain-containing protein, whose product MTIKNISINIIALFIIFVLFTATTAAQISPPGLGKANTASWMALGIRQPLDSAGKVESLTYIGLGRTSNPTADANPLHHQAILVLNQEFYHHYRKNREYSYAISYRRQNNYEEAYPYHSADPAFEQEFRLYGRYAITTPLGHLKWKNTLRQEFRKFFAPAFTPAEEDFQFRTRLKSQLSIPLGTGTNKLSTSAEILFAVSKENEPRQWSGWGYKETRFTVYYTVHPKHLPVTIDIGYMNDLLGTGGNLTDVHYMAVDIIWERKHH is encoded by the coding sequence ATGACCATCAAAAACATTTCCATTAACATAATTGCATTATTTATAATTTTTGTACTGTTTACTGCTACTACAGCAGCACAGATAAGTCCGCCTGGCCTTGGTAAGGCCAATACCGCGAGCTGGATGGCGCTGGGAATACGTCAGCCACTGGATAGTGCCGGCAAAGTGGAATCCCTGACCTACATCGGCCTGGGAAGAACAAGTAACCCTACTGCCGATGCCAACCCACTCCATCACCAGGCTATCCTGGTGCTGAACCAGGAATTTTATCATCATTACCGCAAAAACAGGGAGTATTCCTACGCCATCAGCTACCGCCGGCAAAACAATTACGAGGAAGCCTATCCCTATCATAGTGCCGATCCGGCTTTTGAACAGGAATTCCGCCTCTATGGCCGGTATGCGATCACTACACCACTGGGACATCTCAAATGGAAAAATACTTTACGGCAGGAATTCAGGAAGTTTTTTGCCCCTGCATTCACGCCGGCAGAAGAGGATTTTCAATTCAGGACAAGACTGAAATCACAACTTAGTATACCACTGGGTACAGGCACCAATAAACTAAGTACCAGTGCGGAAATTTTGTTTGCTGTCAGCAAGGAAAATGAACCCCGTCAATGGAGTGGCTGGGGCTACAAAGAAACCAGGTTCACGGTCTATTATACGGTACATCCCAAACATCTTCCTGTTACCATCGATATCGGTTATATGAATGACCTGCTGGGTACAGGAGGGAATTTAACGGATGTGCATTATATGGCCGTTGATATCATCTGGGAGCGTAAACATCATTAA
- a CDS encoding NAD-dependent epimerase/dehydratase family protein produces the protein MSEQNNRILYTILGAGGIIANELTAQLVAAGQRVRLVGRNPKSYAGITDLVAADITDASQTLNAVKGSDVVILCAGLKYDINVWSVAWPAIMNNVIAACKASNAKLLFFDNVYSYGLVEGQMVETSPYNPASRKGEVRAKIATQLMEEVKAGNITATIARAADFYGPHADKTGFLNILIIDKFANKSTAMWIGRDDMPHSYTYTPDAGRAMHLLLQDNNSWNQVWHLPTAAPAPTGKEYVTMIADAMGVKPKYMKLNKFMLSLTGLFDKQTKEIVEMLYQNNHPFVFNSDKFEKYFQMTPTPYQQGIQDTIAAHKK, from the coding sequence ATGTCTGAACAGAACAACCGTATTCTTTATACTATTTTAGGCGCTGGCGGTATTATTGCCAATGAGCTGACCGCTCAGCTGGTGGCCGCCGGACAACGTGTACGTCTCGTTGGTCGCAACCCTAAATCCTATGCAGGTATCACCGATCTCGTGGCGGCTGATATCACTGATGCCAGCCAGACTTTAAACGCCGTGAAAGGGTCTGATGTCGTGATTCTTTGCGCGGGACTTAAATATGATATTAATGTCTGGTCCGTTGCATGGCCTGCCATCATGAATAACGTTATTGCTGCCTGTAAAGCCAGTAACGCCAAACTCCTCTTCTTCGATAACGTATATTCGTACGGGTTAGTAGAAGGACAGATGGTGGAAACATCTCCCTATAACCCGGCAAGCAGAAAAGGGGAAGTAAGGGCAAAGATTGCCACCCAGCTGATGGAGGAAGTAAAAGCCGGCAATATAACTGCTACCATTGCCCGTGCAGCCGACTTCTACGGCCCTCATGCCGATAAAACCGGTTTCCTCAACATCCTTATCATCGACAAATTCGCTAATAAGAGTACTGCCATGTGGATTGGCCGCGATGATATGCCACACAGCTATACCTATACGCCGGATGCCGGCAGGGCAATGCACCTGCTCCTGCAGGACAACAACTCCTGGAACCAGGTATGGCACCTTCCTACAGCCGCGCCGGCACCCACTGGTAAAGAATATGTAACAATGATTGCCGATGCCATGGGGGTGAAACCGAAATATATGAAGCTGAACAAATTTATGCTGTCGCTCACCGGGCTGTTCGATAAACAGACTAAGGAGATCGTAGAGATGTTATACCAGAATAACCACCCCTTTGTCTTTAATTCTGATAAATTTGAAAAATATTTTCAAATGACGCCAACGCCATACCAGCAAGGGATTCAGGATACTATTGCTGCCCATAAAAAGTAG
- a CDS encoding PLP-dependent aspartate aminotransferase family protein — translation MSTITQLIHSLPVDPQTGAIAVPIYQTSTFVQEAPGVNKGYDYARSNNPTRETAEKIIAGLEGGAGASAFSSGLAAIDAVIKLLKAGDEIIAVDDIYGGAFRLFDKVYKKFGIHVNYVDTTDVSAVFNAVTPATRLIWLETPTNPTLKISDIEAIAKIAKAHNILLCVDNTFASPILQQPLSLGADLVVHSATKYLGGHSDLIAGVVISKTEQLAQEIKFYQNACGAVLSPFDSFLLIRGIETLPLRIRQHVQNAQQVAEYLEQHPAVDKVFYPGLASHPGHELAKRQSKGFGGVISFTLKNDTAAAATAFVTSTNYFKLAESLGGIKSLLCHPAAMTHKSIPDEKRRAAGVSDSLIRLSVGLEEYTDLISDLEQAFKKIPVVQTIVNA, via the coding sequence ATGAGTACCATCACACAGCTGATCCATTCTTTACCAGTAGATCCTCAAACAGGCGCCATTGCAGTACCTATCTATCAGACTTCCACTTTTGTGCAGGAAGCACCAGGTGTCAACAAAGGCTATGACTATGCACGCAGTAATAATCCTACAAGGGAAACAGCAGAAAAAATTATCGCAGGACTGGAAGGAGGTGCTGGCGCATCGGCCTTCTCCAGTGGCCTCGCCGCGATTGACGCCGTTATTAAATTACTCAAGGCAGGCGATGAAATTATTGCAGTAGATGATATCTACGGTGGTGCCTTCCGCCTCTTCGATAAAGTATATAAAAAGTTCGGTATCCACGTCAATTATGTAGATACGACAGATGTCAGCGCCGTATTCAATGCCGTTACACCTGCTACCAGGCTGATCTGGCTGGAAACCCCTACCAATCCTACGTTAAAGATCTCCGACATCGAAGCAATCGCAAAGATTGCCAAAGCACATAATATTCTTTTGTGTGTAGATAATACCTTCGCTTCGCCCATCCTTCAACAGCCGTTGTCGCTCGGCGCCGACCTTGTAGTGCACAGCGCTACGAAGTACCTTGGTGGCCACAGCGACCTTATTGCCGGTGTGGTTATCAGCAAAACAGAACAACTTGCACAGGAAATTAAGTTCTATCAGAATGCCTGTGGCGCCGTACTGTCGCCGTTCGACAGCTTCCTGCTGATCCGTGGTATCGAAACATTGCCGCTGCGTATACGCCAGCACGTACAAAATGCGCAACAGGTCGCTGAATACCTGGAACAACATCCGGCAGTAGATAAAGTCTTTTATCCGGGACTGGCCTCACATCCGGGTCATGAGCTGGCAAAGCGCCAGAGTAAAGGGTTTGGGGGAGTTATCTCTTTTACTTTAAAGAATGATACCGCCGCAGCAGCTACTGCTTTTGTTACCAGTACCAACTACTTCAAACTGGCAGAGAGTTTAGGTGGTATTAAAAGTTTACTTTGTCACCCCGCTGCTATGACACATAAGTCTATCCCGGATGAAAAAAGAAGGGCTGCCGGTGTGAGCGACAGCCTGATACGTTTATCTGTTGGACTGGAAGAATATACTGATCTGATTAGTGATCTGGAACAGGCTTTTAAAAAGATACCTGTAGTGCAGACTATCGTAAACGCATAA
- a CDS encoding dicarboxylate/amino acid:cation symporter yields the protein MGFIRNYSSVFWLLGGIIAGSIAGLIWGSRVTVIQPVGEIFINLLFTAVVPLVFFAIADAIAQVDAGKKLGRILGVMSLVFLATLLLSAIFTMVTVTVFPIHQVITLSTPSGNIGQPGNLGEQLTRLLTVNEFYELLSRKNMLPFIIFSVITGFAAMRAGAAGQAFRNFLHSGNEVMKQILHVIMKAGPVGLGAYFACQVGTVGPQLFGTYAHSLGLYYIVGIVYLITGFTLYAFIAGGFHGIRIFWKNNIVPMLTAVGTGSSIATIPANLEAAPKMGVPNDIANVVIPLGATLHKDGSSISAIVKMAVVFGMYGKGFDNPHTILMALGITVIVSIVEGGIPNGGYVGEMLMMSIYGFPLEALPAMIIIGTLVDPLATILNATGDNVAAMMTTRFLRGSLEKPVQPAPSVID from the coding sequence ATGGGTTTCATCAGGAATTATTCCAGTGTTTTTTGGTTGCTTGGGGGTATTATCGCGGGCAGTATTGCCGGACTGATATGGGGTTCCAGGGTAACGGTCATTCAGCCTGTAGGCGAGATTTTCATCAATTTATTATTTACAGCAGTAGTCCCGCTGGTATTTTTTGCTATCGCAGATGCCATAGCGCAGGTAGATGCAGGCAAAAAGCTGGGCAGGATACTGGGGGTGATGTCGCTGGTATTCCTGGCCACCCTCCTGCTGTCGGCTATTTTTACCATGGTCACCGTAACGGTATTCCCGATACACCAGGTCATCACTTTAAGTACTCCTTCGGGAAATATAGGCCAGCCGGGCAACCTGGGTGAACAGCTCACGCGACTCCTGACGGTAAATGAGTTTTATGAACTGTTGTCCAGGAAAAATATGCTACCGTTTATCATCTTTTCCGTGATCACGGGATTTGCCGCTATGCGTGCAGGTGCTGCCGGCCAGGCATTCCGTAACTTCCTGCATTCCGGCAATGAGGTCATGAAGCAGATCCTGCATGTGATTATGAAGGCCGGCCCCGTGGGTCTGGGCGCCTATTTCGCCTGCCAGGTCGGAACCGTAGGCCCGCAGCTGTTTGGCACTTACGCTCATTCGCTGGGACTGTACTATATTGTGGGCATTGTCTACCTTATCACCGGCTTCACGTTATACGCCTTTATTGCCGGCGGCTTTCACGGCATTCGTATCTTCTGGAAGAATAATATTGTGCCGATGCTTACCGCAGTTGGTACCGGTAGCAGTATCGCTACCATCCCTGCTAACCTGGAAGCAGCACCTAAAATGGGTGTCCCCAATGATATCGCCAATGTAGTGATTCCGCTGGGAGCCACCTTGCATAAAGATGGCTCCAGTATATCGGCCATCGTGAAAATGGCCGTGGTATTTGGTATGTACGGAAAAGGATTCGATAACCCGCATACAATACTGATGGCGCTGGGCATCACCGTTATCGTCAGTATTGTGGAAGGCGGTATTCCCAATGGCGGCTATGTAGGCGAAATGCTGATGATGAGCATTTACGGCTTTCCGCTGGAAGCCTTGCCTGCCATGATTATCATTGGTACGCTGGTAGATCCGCTGGCCACTATTCTCAACGCAACCGGCGATAATGTGGCAGCTATGATGACTACCCGCTTCCTGCGCGGGTCATTGGAGAAGCCCGTCCAGCCGGCACCTTCCGTTATCGATTAA
- a CDS encoding TIM-barrel domain-containing protein, protein MKMKSINSLIGAAVLTALLSVTGMQASAQYRLRFHGPSNFVELNGKDLKPPYTVECLVSRDKVSTYSSLLTSGDYESGIRLEQYNNTNKIGLTQKGKFDVLFDYELPVGKLTHLALVADSAHTSLYIDGKFVQTIDKSIPLPLSQIGLDGDGFGTLNATVDEMRMWDTQLDAATIARLAFKEVTDKDPQYNHLLHYYKFDEGSGNVVKDAKGTLNGKIFLATYEKVYPLDVAITSVVTPQNGKQQFSSKEPLTVRITNLGTQPATADLQVKYSIGTGAAVKTVTVPLHNNQLPPYAYRDILLEQADLHSKGIWPLQAQVILPGDDNPGNDTLRTHLLLKKVPLTNITGLQQQPGHLLFKLNNADVKLQWLQPDVYRLQVSTDGHFADAFSNGIVVWNGDKNIPYQVKDKGKYYEITTTALNLHIEKSPFRIAVYDKSGKLISEQTEPISLGEQATEAIRRGKNDYFYGGGMQNGNFSHRDSIIPIRNNFGNWGANTTSNPAPFFISTAGYGIFRNTFSKGEYAFKDTVQLQHEGYEFDAYYFYGPGLKTMLDQYTHVTGRPFMVPRWGLEFGDADCYNKKGVTGDVINKVAKVYREKDMPGGWILPNDGYGCGYQGLDTVVQRLHQLGFYTGLWTENGVDKIKDEVSRLGTRVMKLDVAWVGPGYKWGLDGNRAAFEGIEQNADARGFIWCVAGWAGTQRYATVWSGDQSGNWEYIRFHIPTVIGSGLSGFNYATGDVDGIFRGSAKTYTRDMQWKCFTPVYMSISGWAKENKQPWTYGEPYTSINRHYMKLKMQLTPYMYSYCREAYETGTPVCRAMVLEYPKDSTTWGRSTQYQFMSGEYLLVAPVYKDEEKRDSIYLPAGTWTDYDNGDTYTGSRWLSGFKAPLEKLPVFVKEGAIIPEYPEMLYDRQRPKDTLTLAIYPGVAGHFRLYEDDGATQAYKKNNAFAYTNITSNTANGKTVVNLAATTGKYAGQLEQRTLKLEVFRNTKPARVMLNGKVISSWTYVPTFKKGCVFVDAGKVDIRKAQQLTIE, encoded by the coding sequence ATGAAAATGAAATCTATCAACTCTCTGATAGGAGCTGCTGTATTGACGGCACTCCTGTCTGTAACCGGTATGCAGGCCAGTGCGCAGTACAGGCTTCGCTTCCACGGACCCAGCAATTTTGTTGAGCTGAACGGCAAAGACCTGAAGCCTCCTTACACGGTGGAATGCCTTGTGAGTCGCGATAAGGTCAGCACCTATTCCTCCCTGCTTACCAGCGGCGACTATGAGAGTGGGATTCGTCTCGAACAATATAACAATACCAACAAAATAGGCCTTACCCAGAAAGGTAAGTTCGATGTACTTTTCGATTATGAACTGCCGGTAGGAAAGCTCACGCACCTCGCACTGGTGGCCGATAGCGCGCATACTTCCCTTTATATAGATGGCAAATTTGTACAGACGATCGATAAAAGCATTCCTTTGCCGTTATCGCAGATCGGGCTGGATGGTGATGGTTTTGGTACCCTCAATGCCACCGTGGACGAGATGCGTATGTGGGACACCCAGTTGGATGCCGCTACCATCGCGCGACTGGCATTTAAAGAAGTGACCGATAAAGACCCGCAATACAACCACCTGCTGCATTATTACAAATTCGACGAAGGCAGTGGCAATGTAGTAAAAGATGCCAAAGGAACCCTGAATGGTAAGATCTTCCTGGCTACCTACGAAAAGGTATATCCGCTGGATGTGGCCATTACCAGTGTGGTGACGCCACAGAATGGCAAGCAGCAGTTTTCCTCGAAAGAGCCACTGACCGTGCGTATTACCAACCTGGGTACACAGCCTGCCACCGCCGATTTACAGGTGAAATACAGTATTGGTACCGGCGCTGCTGTAAAAACAGTTACTGTGCCATTGCATAACAATCAACTGCCACCTTATGCCTATCGCGATATCCTGCTGGAGCAGGCCGATCTGCATAGCAAAGGCATCTGGCCTTTGCAGGCGCAGGTGATTTTACCGGGAGATGATAACCCGGGTAATGACACCCTGCGTACCCATCTGCTGCTGAAAAAAGTACCGCTCACAAATATTACCGGTTTACAGCAACAACCCGGTCATCTGCTATTTAAATTAAATAACGCAGATGTAAAACTGCAATGGTTGCAGCCAGATGTATATCGCCTGCAGGTAAGCACCGACGGCCATTTTGCAGATGCCTTCAGCAATGGTATCGTAGTATGGAACGGGGATAAAAATATTCCTTACCAGGTAAAGGATAAAGGGAAATATTATGAAATTACCACTACCGCATTAAATCTGCATATTGAGAAATCACCTTTTCGTATAGCCGTTTACGATAAATCTGGCAAGCTGATATCCGAACAAACGGAGCCTATCAGTTTAGGCGAGCAGGCCACAGAGGCCATCCGCCGCGGAAAGAACGATTATTTCTACGGTGGCGGTATGCAAAATGGTAACTTCTCGCACCGCGACAGTATCATTCCTATCCGTAATAATTTCGGCAACTGGGGCGCCAACACCACTTCCAATCCGGCGCCGTTCTTTATCAGCACTGCCGGTTATGGTATCTTCAGAAATACTTTCAGCAAAGGAGAATATGCCTTTAAAGATACCGTACAGTTACAGCATGAAGGATATGAATTTGATGCATACTATTTCTACGGTCCTGGTCTGAAAACCATGCTGGACCAGTATACACACGTTACAGGAAGGCCGTTTATGGTGCCCCGCTGGGGACTCGAATTTGGTGATGCCGACTGTTACAACAAAAAAGGTGTTACTGGTGATGTGATCAACAAAGTAGCAAAAGTTTACCGCGAAAAAGATATGCCTGGTGGCTGGATATTGCCGAATGATGGCTATGGTTGCGGCTACCAGGGACTCGATACCGTTGTACAACGCCTGCATCAGCTGGGATTCTATACCGGCCTGTGGACGGAAAACGGCGTCGATAAGATAAAAGACGAAGTGAGCAGATTAGGCACCCGCGTAATGAAGCTGGACGTGGCCTGGGTAGGACCTGGCTACAAATGGGGGCTGGATGGCAACCGTGCCGCTTTTGAAGGAATAGAGCAGAATGCCGATGCCAGAGGATTTATCTGGTGTGTGGCCGGATGGGCAGGAACCCAGCGCTATGCTACCGTATGGAGCGGCGACCAGAGCGGTAACTGGGAATATATCCGTTTCCATATCCCAACCGTGATCGGTAGCGGATTAAGTGGCTTCAACTACGCCACCGGCGACGTAGACGGTATCTTCAGGGGTAGCGCAAAAACGTATACCCGTGATATGCAGTGGAAATGCTTTACACCGGTGTATATGTCTATCAGCGGCTGGGCAAAGGAAAATAAGCAGCCATGGACATACGGAGAGCCGTATACCAGCATCAACCGCCATTACATGAAGCTGAAAATGCAGCTCACGCCTTATATGTACAGTTACTGCCGCGAAGCCTATGAAACAGGTACCCCTGTTTGCAGGGCCATGGTACTGGAATACCCTAAAGACAGCACCACCTGGGGCCGTAGTACGCAATACCAGTTTATGAGTGGTGAATACCTGCTGGTAGCGCCGGTTTATAAAGACGAAGAGAAAAGAGACAGCATATACCTGCCTGCCGGTACCTGGACAGATTACGATAACGGTGACACCTACACGGGCAGCAGATGGTTAAGTGGCTTCAAGGCGCCGCTGGAGAAGCTGCCTGTATTTGTGAAAGAAGGCGCTATCATTCCTGAATACCCGGAAATGCTGTATGATCGCCAGCGCCCGAAAGATACGCTGACGCTGGCAATATATCCTGGCGTAGCAGGTCATTTCAGATTGTATGAAGATGACGGCGCTACACAGGCTTATAAAAAGAATAACGCATTTGCCTACACGAATATTACCAGCAATACAGCCAATGGAAAAACCGTGGTGAACCTTGCTGCAACTACCGGCAAATATGCCGGTCAGCTGGAGCAGCGTACGTTAAAACTGGAAGTATTCCGTAATACAAAGCCCGCCAGGGTAATGCTCAACGGTAAAGTTATCAGTAGCTGGACATACGTCCCGACCTTTAAGAAAGGTTGTGTTTTCGTAGATGCCGGCAAGGTAGATATTCGTAAAGCACAACAGCTGACAATAGAGTAA
- a CDS encoding NirD/YgiW/YdeI family stress tolerance protein encodes MKSLLFVLSVITAVAFIPPQQNQQYTVGEVIRKARQLDRDSTTVKLTGYVVKKQSDGWYLFVDKTAEIKVSIDNQYLPAKPFDDRIAVVIYALVQYEINKPVTLKVNRPVSEE; translated from the coding sequence ATGAAAAGTCTGCTGTTTGTACTTAGTGTAATTACAGCTGTTGCCTTTATACCACCGCAACAAAACCAGCAATACACGGTAGGGGAGGTGATACGAAAAGCAAGGCAGCTCGACAGGGACAGTACCACTGTTAAACTGACGGGCTATGTCGTGAAGAAACAAAGTGATGGCTGGTATCTCTTTGTAGATAAAACTGCAGAAATAAAAGTAAGTATTGACAATCAGTACCTGCCGGCCAAGCCTTTCGATGATCGTATAGCCGTGGTCATCTATGCATTGGTACAGTATGAAATAAACAAGCCTGTTACACTTAAGGTGAACAGGCCCGTATCGGAAGAATAA
- a CDS encoding sulfite exporter TauE/SafE family protein produces the protein MEKVASPAVTAAIEPTPAKVSPASPRKNRLLWWAAAVILVLVILATAWWHTPAFRAYAEEIPSTFYYFLIAGFIFAMIDGAIGMSYGITSTTFSLSMGIPPASASTAVHISEILSNGIAGWMHFKMGNINKKLFKLLIIPGITGAVIGAYLLSSLEHYSTYTKPVVSLYTLILGSIILKRAIQARRAKVQQGKKIKKIGILGFFGGFIDAIGGGGWGSIVLSSLIAGGRHPRFSLGTVKLCRFFIAMLSSLTFVTVLSHVHWDAVSGLVIGSALASPIAAKVSNRISAKTIMIAVAVIVILASLKSIYGFTVKIL, from the coding sequence ATGGAGAAAGTCGCTTCACCAGCCGTAACCGCAGCTATAGAACCAACACCAGCAAAGGTTTCACCGGCAAGCCCCCGAAAAAACCGCCTCTTATGGTGGGCCGCTGCAGTTATCCTGGTTTTGGTAATACTGGCCACAGCATGGTGGCATACTCCTGCTTTTCGTGCCTATGCGGAGGAGATTCCGTCTACCTTTTATTACTTCCTGATTGCCGGTTTTATCTTTGCCATGATAGATGGTGCCATCGGTATGTCATATGGTATTACCTCCACCACCTTCTCCCTTTCTATGGGAATCCCGCCTGCTTCTGCCAGTACGGCGGTACATATTTCCGAAATCCTCAGCAACGGCATCGCCGGCTGGATGCATTTCAAAATGGGGAATATCAACAAAAAACTCTTCAAACTCCTGATCATCCCTGGTATTACCGGGGCAGTAATCGGGGCATATCTCCTGTCTTCTCTCGAACATTATTCTACCTATACCAAACCGGTTGTATCACTTTACACACTCATTCTGGGTAGTATTATCCTGAAACGTGCCATTCAGGCGCGCAGGGCGAAGGTGCAACAGGGGAAAAAAATTAAAAAGATCGGTATCCTGGGCTTCTTCGGGGGCTTCATTGATGCGATCGGTGGTGGTGGCTGGGGATCCATCGTTTTATCTTCTCTGATCGCCGGTGGCCGGCATCCAAGGTTTTCACTCGGAACAGTGAAACTCTGCCGCTTTTTTATCGCCATGCTCAGCTCCCTGACCTTTGTAACGGTATTATCACATGTACATTGGGACGCAGTATCCGGACTCGTAATAGGCAGTGCGCTGGCCTCTCCTATTGCTGCCAAAGTTTCCAACAGAATTTCGGCTAAAACGATTATGATTGCTGTGGCTGTGATTGTTATTCTGGCCAGCCTGAAAAGCATCTACGGCTTCACCGTGAAAATATTATAA
- a CDS encoding hemolysin family protein: MFLQVLGTIILVLLNGFFVAAEFAIVKVRSSQINSAAGASKRSTRAAKHVLSNLDGYLAATQLGITLASLGLGWVGESVVTALVLNFMAAIGLTITESAAHAIAIPIAFFIITVLHIVFGELAPKSMAIRKPLPTTLAVAMPLRFIFVIFRPFIWMLNGLANSILRLFGLQPAGESEIHSEEELKLIISESQEGGAIEETERELIQNVFEFDDSRVKEILTHRKDISALDISLPFDQLVNQVITDGYSRYPVYSTSLDELKGVIYTKDLVKGVHEKKLTSINEILKPVFYVPDSMKIKDLLRTFQLQRLQMAVVTNEFGDTEGIVTMEDILEELVGDIQDEHDHEAPIVEKKDEDTYIVNAHENLSDINEFLPVPLPESEHYETLSGLINYEHGNIPKEGEVLQIEHYEVLILKMFRSSVEKARLKLLPESSQNS; this comes from the coding sequence ATGTTTCTACAAGTTCTCGGAACTATTATTCTTGTATTATTAAACGGATTTTTCGTCGCGGCAGAATTTGCCATTGTTAAAGTACGATCTTCACAAATAAACAGCGCTGCCGGTGCCTCTAAAAGGTCTACCAGGGCAGCAAAACACGTATTGAGCAATCTCGACGGCTACCTCGCCGCCACACAGCTGGGTATTACCCTGGCTTCCCTGGGTTTGGGTTGGGTTGGAGAATCAGTGGTAACTGCACTGGTCCTGAATTTCATGGCAGCCATCGGGCTGACGATCACAGAAAGTGCTGCCCATGCCATAGCGATCCCTATTGCATTCTTTATCATTACCGTATTACATATCGTATTTGGTGAACTGGCGCCGAAGTCAATGGCGATACGCAAGCCACTGCCTACCACACTGGCAGTAGCCATGCCGCTGCGCTTCATCTTCGTCATCTTCCGCCCGTTTATCTGGATGCTGAACGGCTTGGCCAACAGTATCCTGCGCCTCTTCGGATTACAACCTGCAGGCGAATCTGAAATTCACTCTGAAGAAGAGCTGAAGCTGATCATCTCCGAAAGCCAGGAAGGCGGCGCTATCGAAGAAACAGAACGCGAGCTGATACAGAACGTATTCGAATTCGACGACAGCCGCGTAAAAGAAATTCTGACTCACCGTAAGGATATCTCCGCACTGGACATCTCCCTGCCATTTGATCAGCTGGTAAACCAGGTGATCACAGACGGTTATTCCCGTTACCCGGTATACAGCACCTCGCTGGATGAACTGAAAGGCGTGATCTATACCAAAGACCTCGTTAAAGGGGTACACGAAAAGAAACTGACCAGCATCAACGAGATCCTCAAACCGGTATTTTATGTACCGGACAGCATGAAGATCAAAGACCTGCTGCGTACTTTCCAGCTGCAACGCCTGCAAATGGCCGTTGTTACCAATGAATTCGGTGATACGGAAGGTATCGTTACCATGGAGGATATCCTGGAAGAACTGGTAGGAGACATTCAGGACGAACACGACCACGAAGCACCGATCGTAGAGAAAAAAGATGAAGATACCTACATCGTGAATGCGCACGAAAACCTCTCCGACATCAACGAGTTCCTGCCGGTACCATTGCCGGAAAGCGAACATTATGAAACACTCTCTGGTTTAATAAACTACGAACACGGGAATATTCCTAAAGAAGGAGAGGTCCTTCAGATCGAACACTATGAGGTGCTGATACTGAAAATGTTCCGTAGCTCAGTGGAAAAAGCCCGACTGAAGTTATTACCTGAATCATCACAAAACAGCTGA
- a CDS encoding pirin family protein, translating to MEKKILHVLEGREKKITDTEVVRQSLPTAQFRFANPFIVVHHMPAKFYAAGSPEERLHPHPHRGFAPVTFMLQGQGFHRDNAGNAMTVTAGDVQWMFAGKGILHSEGPSEEFLKEGGNYELLQLWFNVPAAHKFEDPYYQYIKGADMPHIPAHPGVHLKLVGGEYEGLKGPLQNFTPITAIWGSLDAGTAVSLQAKRGYWTLLYVVDGNVLVNGTSVNGYHLVVLDKDDPNADVHIQATEATRILYLNAEPINEPVAAKDNFVMNTNEEIEQAFADYKNGLFGTLEK from the coding sequence ATGGAAAAGAAAATACTGCATGTGCTGGAAGGCCGCGAAAAGAAAATCACTGATACAGAGGTGGTACGCCAGTCGCTCCCTACGGCACAGTTCCGTTTTGCCAATCCTTTTATCGTGGTACATCATATGCCGGCGAAGTTTTACGCTGCCGGCTCTCCGGAAGAGCGCCTGCACCCGCATCCGCACAGGGGCTTTGCACCGGTAACGTTTATGTTGCAGGGGCAGGGTTTTCACCGCGATAATGCCGGCAACGCCATGACGGTGACCGCCGGCGATGTACAGTGGATGTTTGCTGGCAAAGGTATCCTGCATAGTGAAGGTCCTTCTGAAGAATTTCTGAAAGAAGGCGGTAACTATGAGCTGCTGCAGCTCTGGTTCAACGTACCCGCAGCACATAAATTTGAAGATCCTTACTATCAGTATATTAAAGGGGCTGATATGCCTCATATACCGGCACATCCAGGTGTACACCTGAAACTGGTAGGTGGCGAATATGAAGGCCTGAAAGGACCGCTGCAGAACTTTACGCCTATCACAGCCATATGGGGGAGTCTGGATGCCGGTACAGCCGTATCGCTGCAGGCTAAACGCGGTTACTGGACACTGCTCTACGTGGTAGACGGTAACGTGCTGGTAAACGGCACCAGCGTTAATGGCTATCACCTTGTGGTGCTGGATAAAGACGACCCTAACGCTGACGTACATATCCAGGCCACAGAAGCCACCAGGATACTATATCTGAACGCGGAACCTATCAACGAGCCGGTAGCTGCCAAAGATAATTTTGTCATGAATACCAACGAAGAAATCGAACAGGCATTCGCCGACTATAAAAACGGATTGTTCGGTACCCTCGAAAAATAA